A DNA window from Solanum lycopersicum chromosome 3, SLM_r2.1 contains the following coding sequences:
- the LOC138347566 gene encoding uncharacterized protein codes for MSIHIDVHVNVHVHHLEGVPVYVDVYSGFNIHINVNVYAYVCADSYIYVDAYVEIKIYFDIYIDVDLYFHVVITGDVDVDFDFDVDVDISIDVHFDLCIDVETYVHIYIDIDIYVHVHVIIYDDVKVYVNVHIDVNIDVDVDSYVLVDIRVYFHTYVDVKFYVNIQDNLYIDNDIHVYIYVDVDIHINIYVDFHVHAEFQVDVHVDIHAYISVYTDAYIVINFHFDFHIDMDIDVPIDVNVYIEINVHIDVHVNIHLDIHMDVHIHVDVYINVHVDIDVDVHVDANV; via the exons ATGTCG attcacattgacgttcacgttAACGTTCATGTTCACCATCTCGAGGGCGTTcctgtttatgttgatgtttacaGTGGAT TTAACATTCACATTAACGTTAATGTTTACGCTTATGTTTGTGCTGATAgttacatttatgttgatgCTTATGTTGAGATTAAGATTTACTTTGACATCTATATTGATGTGGACCTTTAc TTTCACGTTGTCATTACAGGTGACGTTGACGTTGACTTTGactttgatgttgatgttgacattagCATTGACGTTCACTTTGATCTTTGCATTGACGTTGAAACTTACGTTCACatttacattgacattgatatttATGTTCACGTTCATGTTATAATTTATGATGACGTTAAG GTTTATGTTAATGTTCACATTGATGTTaatattgatgttgacgttgactcttat GTTCTTGTTGATATTCGTGTGTATTTTCATACTTATGTTGACGTAAAGTTTTACGTTAACATTCAG GATAACCTTTACATTGACAATGACATTCACGTTTACATTTACGTTGACGTTGATATTCacattaatatttatgttgacTTTCACGTTCACGCTGAATTTcaggttgatgttcatgttgacattcat GCATATATTAGCGTGTATACTGATGCTTACATTGTCATTAACTTTCACTTTGACTTTCACATAGACATGGATATTGATGTTCCCATTGATGTTAatgtttatattgaaataaacGTTCATATTGACGTACACGTTAACATTCATCTTGACATTCACATGGACGTTCACATTCACGTTGATGTTTATATTAATGTTCATGTCgacattgatgttgacgttcat GTTGATGCTAACGTTTAA